Part of the Desulfolutivibrio sulfoxidireducens genome is shown below.
CTCGCCGATCCAGCGGTGGGACATGGACTCGGGCGGATGGGCCCAGACCTTGAAATTATAGGGCAGCATGAACAGCCGGGCGATGCCCGGACCGAACGCGGCGTCGATCCATTCCCGGAAATGGGCCGGGGGGCGTTTCCCGTTGGACCCGTTGCCGGTAACGTCCAAAAGGCCCTGAACGCACTCCCAGACGAGTCCGGGGGGCAGGCGGCGGATGTTGTTCTGGAAGGGATAGGGCACCCAGGTCTGGGCCATGCGGATCCAGGCCTGGCGCTGATGGCGCAGGACCTCGTCGCCCAGGAGATCGGCAAGCATCCGGTCGAAGCGCTCGAAATGGGAAAAGACCACATGGCCGCCCAGGTCCCAGGTAAATCCCGCCGTGTCGGTGAAGCTGGCCGAGAGTCCGCCCACGTGGGGGTTGCGCTCAAGGACGGCGAAGTCGTTTTGGCCCAGTTCGCGCAGCCTGTCGGCCGCGCCCAGACCCGTTGGACCGGCCCCGATGATCAGGTATTTGACGCGCACGGTGTGCTCCACAAGAGGTTTTCGTGGAATATTCAAGAAACGTGCCTGAAGGCCGGGAGCGGGGAGGAGGGAAAACGGCGCGAAACGAAAAAAAACCTTTCTCCCCCGGCGGCCCGAAGCCGCCCGAAGACCGGGCCGCCGCGGGGGGGAACAGGCGTCACGACGGACCGCGCGGGGCGTCGCGACGGGGAAAGAGTTACCAGGCGGGACGTCTGGGCTTCGGAGCGCGGGGCTTGGCCTCGTTGACCTTCAGGCTGCGGCCTTCGTAGTCCTTGCCGTTTAAGGCCTGGATGGCCGCGTCAGCCTCGGCGTCGTCGTCCATCTCCACGAAGCCGAAGCCACGCGGCTTGCCGGTTTCCCGGTCGGAGATGAGCTTGACGGAGGACACCGCGCCGTACTGGGCAAACAGGTCGCGAACATTGTCTTCGGAGGCCCGGAAGGGCAGATTGCCGACGTAAATATTCTTGGACATGAGCGAGAGACTCCCTTTTCTCAAGGCATTGTCAGTCGTCCAAGCACGAGCGGCCGGGCGCGGTTTTCCGTCGAAACGGACTTTCCGCGGCCTGGCGGCTTCTCGGACGTCGGGTCTCCGTTTTGTGCGGCGGGTGATACACGCGGCGGGCCGGCTTCGTTGCCGTGGACTTCTGAAGGATCGGAACGCACGCGAGGCCGGTCAAAGTTCCGCGACCACCGGGAATTCGACACGACTTTGGGCGAACACTGAACCCGTAACGGAAATGTTTTTGAGGGGCAAGGGGTTTGTGGCGATTCCTCCCTGAAGAGGCGACATTTTTACGTCTCGCCGTTCTCTGGCGTGGAAACGACGGCGGACCCGCCTGGGCCGGGAGACGGACATGGCGGTCCGTGCCATGTTCCCGGCCGTCGCATCCCCGGCCGAAGCGGGTGCGCCGCCGCAGTCTCCTCCGCTTTCCGGGCCTTTTGTGTCGCAAAAAACGTCTTTCCCGGAGGGGGCGTCGTGCGCCGCAACATCCGTCACGGACAAGATCGGACGCGTATCGCGTGCGCCATGGCGCGCGGCAGCCGCCTTTCGCGACAGGAGAGGGGAAAACGCCATGGCGCGGCACGGTCCGGGACGCGGTTCACGGGTGTTGTGGAATGGGTATGGGCGGGCCGGTGTTTTTGCCGTAGTGGGATATGATCGCTTGTTTTTTTTCCCAAAACAAGAAATGTTGCCAGAAATATGCGAGAGAAACACACGGCCGAGACATGAGCGCGGGCGAGGGGGAGTCGGCATGGCGCTTTACGGGATGAAGCTGGCCTGGGTGGGCGCCCATCCCCTGGACGCGGGGATGCGGGCCGTCGTGCCGGGAACGGTCGTGGTCCCCCTTCGCGTCTCCCAGATCCTTGGCTTTGACGACGTGATCCGCCTGGCCGGGGGCGTGCCGGACGTGGTGGTCTATTCGGACATCTCCGGGCCGCCGCCTTTGGCCGGGATCGAGCGCTTTCCCTGCCTGACGGTGTTTTACTGCGTGGACAGCCACATCCACGGCTGGTATCCGGACTACGCCCGGGCCTTTGACCTGTGCGCCGTGAGCCTTCGGGACCACCTGCCGCTTTTCGCCTCCCGCCTGGGCCCGGACCGGGTCCTGTGGCTGCCGCCCTGTCCCAGGATGCGGGATCGGCCCAGTGCGGCCCCAAAGGTCCACGACCTGATGTTTGTGGGCAAGGTCGACCCCGAGGTGACGCCTGGCCGGCACGCCTTTCTGGCCGAGGTGAAAAAACGCGTCCCGGGGCTTCGCGTCACCCGGGGCAACTACCGGGAGCTGTTCCCCACGGCCCGGCTGGTGCTCAACGTGGCCGAGCGCGGGGACCTCAATTTCCGGGTGTTCGAGGCCCTGGCCTGCGGCGCGTGCCTGCTCACCCCCCGGGTGGGGCACGGCCAGGACGAACTTTTCACCAACGGCGTGCATCTTTTCACCTACCCCCCCATGGACCCGGAGGCCGTGGCCGTCCTGGTCCGGGAGCTTCTGTCCGACGAGGCGCGCCGGGATCGCGTGGCCGCCGCCGGAGCGGCCCTGGTCCAGGCCAGGCACCGTCCCGAACACCGGGCCGCCGAACTGGTCGCGTTTCTCGCGGACCATCGGCCCTTCGAGCGTCTGGTCGCGGCCCGTCTGAAATATGCGGACCCGCTTTTCACGCGGCTTTTGCGTCCCCTGTACCTGCACTGGGCCGAGGCCCTGCGGCCGTCGCCCGTGGCCGAGGCCTTCTTGGCCATGGCCCGCCGGACGGCGGCGGTATCGTGACATGGCTGGCCGGGAAGGATAAAATGAAAAAGATCCGATGGGTCAAAGCACGGCGAACCCGGGGAGACGGGGTATGACTCCCGACGAAGAAGGCCTTTTCCCTTTCGATCTGGTCCTCGACCCGAATACCCATTATTTTCTTTTCATCGGCGAGGCCCGCTACGATCCCCTCAATCCGTTCATGCGCGAGGCCCTGGAGCGCCGGACCGGGCGACGCATGGACTACGTGGCCGTCATCCCCGACGTCTCCGGGTGCCGTTTGCCCCGCAACACCCTGGTGGTCAATCCCGCGGCCAAGAATCTGCTCGCGCGCACCGGGATGGTGATCAAAAGCCCCATGACGGCCAGGGAATTCGCCGCGGCCGCCTCGGCCTCGGCCACCGTGCGCGAACTGGCCCGGACATTGGCCCGCGACCAGGGCGAGGTCTTCGTCCATGTGGCCGAATCCGTTCCGGAACTGACGCTTCGCCGCATGCCCGGCCTGCGCCTTATCGGCCCGGACGGCGAGGTGGCGGCCATGTGGAACAACCGCCTCTTCCAACTGCGCATGCTCAGGGATCTGGTGCCCCAGATCGAGCATCGCCATTGCCGATCCCTTGAGGAAACCGCGGAGGCCGTAAGGGACCTGTTGCCGAAGTGGCCGCACGGCGTGCGCGTCTTGAAGGAATCGGCCGGCGAGGAGGAGCGGTATTTCGTGGCCAAGAGCCCGTCGGACATGGCCCTGACGCATCCCGGCGTGGACTGCCCGGCGTTTTTGTACCGTCACGTCCCCCATGAGCACGCCCCCACGGTCCTTGGCGTGACCGCCGGGGAGAACGATGTGTTCATCGCGGCCGTGGCCGACCGCCAGATGGAGCGGGGCGTCTTGTGGGGCGCGTCCTATCCCTCGGTGCTTCCGGAGCACATCGTGACCGAGGTGCGCGAACACGCCCGCATGGCCGGCAAGGTCCTGGGCGGCAGTGGCTACCGGGGGGTGTTCGGCTGCGATTTCATCGTGGACAAGGACGGCGCGGTGCATTTCGTGGAGATAAACGCCCGCAAGCACGGCGCGGCCCTGGAGATGTGCTGCACGCTGGAGAGCGCCCTGCCGACCGGAGCGCCCACCCTGGCCGATCTGGAACTGTGCGCCGTTTTCGAGAACCGGCTGCCTGAAAACGCCGTGGAACTGACCAGGGCCCTGGAGGGGCTTTTTTGGAGGACCCGCAACGTACGAGCCCCCCGGGACATGGTGGCCGAGGACGGCCCGGAGCGCCCAAAGGACGTGCGGGCGCTGTTCCGGCACGTCCTGTCGCGCGGGGCCGGCCACGGCATGATCATCCTGGAGCCGCCGGGCCGGGCCTGTCTGATCGGCAAGGGGGGCCTGCTCGGCCGGGTGGTGGCCGTGGCCGGGGACCCCGCCTACCTGGCCGAGGATATCGAGATCGGCCGTCGGATTCTGTTGTCCTCGTGCCAGGATGCGCCCGCCAATGGGTAACGCCGCGAGAAACATCCTGCTGGTCAATCCGGCCCTGCCGCGTTCCTTTTGGAGTTTCCAGGAGATCATGCGGGTGACGGGGAAAAAGGCCCTTTTGCCCTCCCTGGGACTTTTGACCGTGGCCGCGCTTCTGCCCGTATCCTGGACGGCGCGCCTGTGCGACTGCAACGTGCGCCCGGTCTCCGAAGAGGACCTGGAATGGGCCGACGTGGTCATGATCTCGGCCATGCTGGTGCAGCGCGACGGCCTGTTCGAGTGCGCCCAAAGGGCCAAACGCCTGGGCAAGATCGTGGTCGCCGGCGGTCCCTACGTCACCTCCGCATCGCGGGAGGTCCAGGACGCCGGGTGCGATTTCGTGGTCGTCGGGGAGGGGGAATACACCATCCCCCTTCTGGTCCGGGCCATCGAGGAGGGCCGTCCGGGCGGGATCCTTTCCGTGGAGGAAAAGACCTCCATGGACCATGTGCCGCTTCCCCGCTTCGATCTCGTGGACCCCGGGGTCTACGACGCCATGCCCGTGCAGACCTCGCGCGGCTGTCCGTTCGCCTGCGAGTTTTGCGACGTGATCAACCTCTTTGGCCGGGTGCCCCGCTACAAGTCCGTTTCGCGGGTGTTGGCCGAGTTGTCGGCCATCTTCGACACCGGATACCGGGGGGCGGTCTTTATCACCGACGACAATTTCATCGGCAACCCCCGTCGGGCCGAGGAACTGTTGCGGGGGCTCATTCCCTGGAACAGGGAGCGCGGCGAGCCGTTTTGGTACATCACCCAGGCCTCGGTGAACCTGGGGAGCAGCCCGGAACTGATCGATCTCATGACCGGGGCCAATTTCGGCTACGTGTTCGTGGGCATCGAATCCCCGGACGTGGACGTTCTGGCCGGGACGCACAAGTACCAGAACATCCGCCATCCCCTTCTGGAGTCCATCCGGGCCATCGGTTCCGGGGGGTTGACGGTCATCGGCAGTTTCATCCTGGGCTTCGACAACGAGGAAAAGGGCGCGGGCGGGCGCATCGTGGCCTTTGCCGAGGCGGCGGGCATCCCCCTGGTCATGGTCAACACCCTGCAGGCCGTGCCCCAGACCGAGTTATGGCGACGGCTGCGCGACGAGGGCCGGCTGGTGGACGCCGACGTGGGGGACATGGCCACGGGGGTCATGAATTTCGTGCCCACAAGGCCGGTCAAGGACATCCTGACCGAGCAGATCGCGGCCTGGGACAGCCTCTACGACGTGTCCCGGCACATGGACCGGGTCTTGCGCGGCATCCTTGCGATGCGGCCCACGCGTTCGGCCTCGGGGGCCGGGGAAAAGGCCGCGTCGCTGAAAAGAAAGTCGTCGCATGGCGTACGTTCGAACCCGGCCGCGGAACTGCGGCTTCTGGCCAGACTCGTGTGGCGGTTCGGGATCGCCTCCCGGCACCGGGGGCAGTTCTGGCGGCAGTTTTTCCTCGTGGCCCGCCGGAATCCCTCGCGCTGGCGTCGATACCTGACCCTTCTGGTCATGGGCGACGACATCTTGTCGTTCACGGCGGTCATCCGTGAGCGGGCCGCGCCGTCGCTACGGTGATCCCGGTCCGTAGTCCCGCCGTGATGGCGGAGCCGGGCCTACTTGTCGCCGCCCAGGATGCCGCCCAGAAGCGAGCCGCCGATCCCGGCCACCCCGGTTTTTTCCTCTCTTTTGGCGTACTTGGCCGAGTGGATGCGGTCGGCCAGGCGGGAGAAGGGCAGGCTTTGCAGGTAGACCCGCCCGGGACCGGTCATGGAGGCCAGAAACATGCCCTCGCCGCCGAACAGCGCGTTGGTGAACCCGCCCACGAACCCGATGTCGTAGTCCACGGACTCCTCGAACCCGGCCAGGCAGCCGGTGTCCACGCGAAGCGTCTCCCCGGCCCGCAGGGTCTTTTCGATGACCGTGCCGCCGGCGTGGATGAAGGCCAGCCCGTCGCCGGAAAGCTTTTGCAGGATGAATCCCTCGCCCCCGAAAAGGCCCGCGCCCAGGCGTTTGGTGAAGGCCACGGCGATGTCCACGCCCACGGCCGAGCACAGGTAGGCGTCCTTCTGGCACAAAAAGGTCCCGCCGTGATCGGCCAGATCCACGGGCACGATCTTGCCCGGATAGGGCGCGCCGAAGGCGGCCAGGGCCTGGCCCCTTCCCGTGTTCTCGAAGGTGGTGATGAAAAAGCTCTCGCCCGAGACCATGCGCTTGAGTCCGCTCATGAGCCCGCCGCCGGAGGAGGTGCTCATCTCGATGCCGCCTTCGAGGTAGAGCATGGCCCCGGTCTCTGCGCGCACGCCCTCGCCCGGGTCCAGGGTGATCTCCACGATCTGCATGTCGTCGCCGAGGATGCGGTAGTCGATGACGTCGGCCATGGGGGTGTCCTTTTTCGCGTGTGGTTGTCAGCCGGGTGGTGGGTTATTTTTGGAGTGCTCAAACATGGCCGCCGTGATTTCCGGGCTGCTCGGCCAGTGGCCGAGGCGTTGCCCGGCGTGGGTCGCATAGGCGTCCAGATGGTCGGGATCGGGCTGCACCACCTTGCCGTCCTTTAGGAACAGCAACCCGGCTTTTTCCGTGGGCATCCGTGCGATAAAGGCCTCGGCCTCGTCAAGGACCGCCCGCAGTCGGGCGTAGAAGGCCTTCGGATCAATCGGCGCCGACGTCGGCACACTTTGAAGCTCTTCCGTCCGATAGTTGGACGTGCGGCGGATTTCGGCGATCAAGCCTTCGGGGGTGAAGCCGGGGGCCTTTTCGACGGCTGCCCAGACAACCGCCCCCAGAGGCAAGACCCGGTCGTGGATGGTGAGCAGATCGACAAGATCGGCCGGTTTTCTGCGCCCGACCGCCGCCATGACCTTGTTGGCGGCGAGATCGACGGGGTGCAGGACATAGCCGAAAAGCTCGTCTTTCACCGTCGGGAAAAATCTGAAGTCGCTGTCGACAACCCATTCAAGGCGTGTCGCCTCGTTGGCGTCGCGAACTTCCGCCGTATACATCATGGGCGCGCGCCGAAGCCAAGCCACCCGCAGACCCGCCGCCTCCAAGGCCTTGGCGTCTTCAGCCGCCGCGAAGGCGACCCGTTCCTCGCGATCATGGAAAATATCGATATCGCCCGAGTCTCGAAGAAGATTGAGATTCAGGGGAGTGCTTCCCGCGACGTAACTCTCCGGGTCACGATGCGCGGCAAGAAGACGCAGGATTTTCGATTGAAGTTCAGACAGCGCCATGACAGGCCTTTTCGATCTGTTCGGCCAGGCGGCGGGCGGCAAGGTCGCCCTCGACGCGAAGGCTTCGGGTGATGGCCAGAGCATCCGCCGGGGTGGGCGATTTCAGTTCGCGCACGTTCCAAAGCGCCCGCGTCCCGAACCTCTCAAAGGCGCGGCGGTAGAGGGTCGTAAAATCTTCCGGCTTTCCCGGCTGCGTGCTCATGGCGGCCATTGTATCACGGTCAATCATTTTGTCCACGCGGTATGGACAGTCATCACAAACAGAAGTGCAGCCCTCTACGGTTCCCCCTCCCCATCCTCGGCCTCGGCCGGCAACCCCAACTCCTCGGCGCGTAGCGCCCGGCGCATGATCTTGCCGCTTCGGGTGTGCGGCAGGCTCTCCCGAAACTCGATGGTCCGAAAGGTCACGATGGGGCCAAGCTCCCGGCGCACGTGCCGGGCCAGATCCCCCCGAAGCCCCTCCTCGCCGTCGAACTGGGACTCGTACCCCGCCGCCGGCACCACAAAGGCCTTGGCCACCTGGCCCTTGACCCGATCCGGCAGCCCGATCACCGCCGCCTCCACCACCGCCCGGTGCGATACAAGCGCCGCCTCAAGCTCGGCCGTGCCCATGCGCCGCCCGGCGATGCTCAGGACGTCGTCCGTCCGGCCCTGGATGAAAAAATATCCGTCCTCGTCCTTTTTGGCCACGTCCCCGGCGAAATACATCCCCGGGATGCGGGTATAGTAGTCCGCAAGGCTCGCCCCCATCCCCCCGAATCCCCCGGTCACCTCGCGGAACATGGCCGGCCACGGTTTTTTGATCACCAGAAAACCGCCCTTGCCCGGCGGCACGGGATCGCCCGCCGCGTCCACCACGTCCGCGTCCACCCCGGGCAGCGGTTTGCCCACGGAACCGGGCTTGAGGGCCGAGATGGCCAGGGGGCTGATCATCACCATGCCCGTCTCGGTCTGCCACCAGGTGTCCAGCACCGGGCAGCGCGAACGGCCGATGTGCTTGTGGAACCAGATCCACGTCTCCGGGCTTATGGGCTCGCCCACAGTGCCCAGAAGCCTCAGGGTCGAGAGGTCGTGTTTTTTGGGATACTGGGGGCCGTAGCGCATGAGCATGCGCAGAAGCGTGGGCGTGGTGTAGAGCACCGTCACCCCGTGCCGGGCGGCCATGCTCCACAGCCGATCGGCCTGGGGGTAGAGGGGATGGCCCTCGTACATGACCGAGGTGGCCCCGGCCAGGAGCGGCCCGTACACCCCATAGCCGTGGCCGGTGATCCAGCCCGGATCGGCGGTGCAGAAATAGATGTCCGTGGGCCTGATGTCGAAGACCTCGCGGAAGGTGTGGTTGACGCCCACCATATAGCCGCCGTGGACGTGGGCCACGGCCTTGGGCCGGCCCGTGGTCCCGGAGGTGAACAGCAAAAACAGCTCGTCGTCGGCCGCCATGGGTTCGCAGGCGGCCTCGGCCGATTCCTGGCGCACCAGATCATGGTAATAGAGGTCGCGCGGTTCGGTCATGTCCACGTCCATGCCCACCCGGCGCACCACCACCACGGTCTCGGCGCAGTCGCTGTGCACCCCGTGCAGGGCCTCGTCCACCACGGGCTTGAGGGCAATCACCCGGCCGCCCCGGGAAAAGCCGTCGGCCGTGACCACGATTTTCGAGCGGGCGTCGTTGATGCGCTGGCGCAAAAACCGGGCCGAAAACCCGGCGAAGACCAGGCTGTGCGACGCGCCCACCTTGGCCGCGGCCAGCATGGCCACCAGGGTTTCGGGCAGGGGCGGCATGTACAGGGTCACCCGGTCGCCGCGGGCAAGCCCCAGGGATTTGAAGGCGTTGGCCAGCCGGTTCACCTCCCGGTAGAGTTCGTAATAGGTGAATTTGCGGCAGTCCCCGGCCTCGCCCTCCCAGATCAGGGCCAGTTTGTTCTTGTTGGCCGAGCGCACGTGGCGGTCCAGGGCGTTGTGGGCGATGTTGCAGCGCCCGCCCGGGAACCAGCGGTAGCGGGGCGGGTGGTCGTCGTCGAGGACCCGTTCCCAGCGGCGGTGCCATTCCAGTTCCTCCGCGGCCCGCTCCCAGTAGGCCAGCGGATCGGCGGCGGCCAGGGCCAGGGCGGACTCCAGGTCCTTTGGCGTGACGGTGGCCTCGATGACGGTCTGCGGGTCGGGACGGAAAACCCGTTTTTCCTCGGTCAGGGCGTCGAGGGCTCCGGTCTGGTCCATGTCGTTTTGGTTGGGCACGGCAAAAGCTCCTACAACCCAAGCACCTGTTTGAGTTCACCGATGCGGCGGCGGCCGATGGGCAGTTCGATACGGGTCTTGCCCGCGGTGCGCAGCATGAAATTGCCGCCGGGAAGCGAGGCGATCTCCGTGACCAGGTCCAGGTTCACCAGATACTTGCGATGCACCCGGAAGAACCGGTGGGGTTTCAAGCGGTCCTCCAGGAGTTTGAGGCGATACGAGGTCAGAAATTTCTGGGTGGCGGTGTGCACGAAGGAATAGTCCTCGTAGGCCTCGACGAAGATGATCTGGGTGTAGGGGATGAGGATGGTCCGGCCGTCGAGGGTCACGGCCAGCTTTTCGATGTCCCGGGGGCGTTTGAACTGGCTTAAATCCCAGGCCTGCTTGAGGGCCGAGATGAAGCGGTCCTCCTCGTCCTCCTCCAGGGGCAGGCGCACGGTCTCCTCGCCGTTCTCGTCGTCGCCGCCGGAGGCGTCGTCGGCCTTCTGCCAGGCCGAGGGCGGGGAAATCTCCTGAAAGGCCGGCTTGAAGCGGCTTAAGCGTTCGACGGTGCGATCGAAGCGTTCTTTTGTGGCCGGCCACAAGAGATAATCCGAGGCCCCGAGTTCAAAGGCGGCAAAGGCATGGGATTCGTCGGCGGCCAGAAACACCAGCCCGGGCTTCTGCTTGCGTCCGGCCAGGGTTTTGGCCAGGTCCAGGCCGCTTACGCCGCCGGGCAGGTCCACGCCCAGGAACACGATGCCGTAGGGAATGGCCCGCAACAGCTCCCCGGCCTCGAAGGCGGTGACCGTCTCGCCCACCACCCGGATGAAATCCACACCGGCGAGGTAGTCCCGAAGCGTGGCCCTGGCCTGGGGGTCGGGGTGCAGGAGCAGGGCGGCGATTTTTTCCATGTCGGTCCGGGTGAGGGTGGGGGGACGTCAGGACAAGGCCTCTGGAAACGGAGGCCTTGCCGTGTGGGGTAACTAGCATGTCCGGGGTGGCGTTGCAAAGGGACCCTGACGGCGGATTTTCTTGTCCGGGGGAGAGAGGGCCGGAGGCTTCACCTTCCCCTATCCCCGCTCAATCTCAAGCTTGACCGTCCCGGCCGCATCCGTTTTTCCGGCCGCCGCGCGCACGGCGTCAATGATGCGCACGGCCTCGGCGCGGTCCGCGGCATAGGCGGCGACGGTTTCCTCGGTGACGCGGCCGGCCAGGAGCAGCCGGCCAAGTGAGCTTGGGAAGCCGATCATGCCGTGGGGCTTGCCCTGGGCGATGAGTTCGGAGAACGTGGCCTCCTCGGTCTCGCCGGAAACGATCATCTCCC
Proteins encoded:
- the acs gene encoding acetate--CoA ligase; its protein translation is MDQTGALDALTEEKRVFRPDPQTVIEATVTPKDLESALALAAADPLAYWERAAEELEWHRRWERVLDDDHPPRYRWFPGGRCNIAHNALDRHVRSANKNKLALIWEGEAGDCRKFTYYELYREVNRLANAFKSLGLARGDRVTLYMPPLPETLVAMLAAAKVGASHSLVFAGFSARFLRQRINDARSKIVVTADGFSRGGRVIALKPVVDEALHGVHSDCAETVVVVRRVGMDVDMTEPRDLYYHDLVRQESAEAACEPMAADDELFLLFTSGTTGRPKAVAHVHGGYMVGVNHTFREVFDIRPTDIYFCTADPGWITGHGYGVYGPLLAGATSVMYEGHPLYPQADRLWSMAARHGVTVLYTTPTLLRMLMRYGPQYPKKHDLSTLRLLGTVGEPISPETWIWFHKHIGRSRCPVLDTWWQTETGMVMISPLAISALKPGSVGKPLPGVDADVVDAAGDPVPPGKGGFLVIKKPWPAMFREVTGGFGGMGASLADYYTRIPGMYFAGDVAKKDEDGYFFIQGRTDDVLSIAGRRMGTAELEAALVSHRAVVEAAVIGLPDRVKGQVAKAFVVPAAGYESQFDGEEGLRGDLARHVRRELGPIVTFRTIEFRESLPHTRSGKIMRRALRAEELGLPAEAEDGEGEP
- a CDS encoding glycosyltransferase translates to MALYGMKLAWVGAHPLDAGMRAVVPGTVVVPLRVSQILGFDDVIRLAGGVPDVVVYSDISGPPPLAGIERFPCLTVFYCVDSHIHGWYPDYARAFDLCAVSLRDHLPLFASRLGPDRVLWLPPCPRMRDRPSAAPKVHDLMFVGKVDPEVTPGRHAFLAEVKKRVPGLRVTRGNYRELFPTARLVLNVAERGDLNFRVFEALACGACLLTPRVGHGQDELFTNGVHLFTYPPMDPEAVAVLVRELLSDEARRDRVAAAGAALVQARHRPEHRAAELVAFLADHRPFERLVAARLKYADPLFTRLLRPLYLHWAEALRPSPVAEAFLAMARRTAAVS
- a CDS encoding B12-binding domain-containing radical SAM protein — translated: MGNAARNILLVNPALPRSFWSFQEIMRVTGKKALLPSLGLLTVAALLPVSWTARLCDCNVRPVSEEDLEWADVVMISAMLVQRDGLFECAQRAKRLGKIVVAGGPYVTSASREVQDAGCDFVVVGEGEYTIPLLVRAIEEGRPGGILSVEEKTSMDHVPLPRFDLVDPGVYDAMPVQTSRGCPFACEFCDVINLFGRVPRYKSVSRVLAELSAIFDTGYRGAVFITDDNFIGNPRRAEELLRGLIPWNRERGEPFWYITQASVNLGSSPELIDLMTGANFGYVFVGIESPDVDVLAGTHKYQNIRHPLLESIRAIGSGGLTVIGSFILGFDNEEKGAGGRIVAFAEAAGIPLVMVNTLQAVPQTELWRRLRDEGRLVDADVGDMATGVMNFVPTRPVKDILTEQIAAWDSLYDVSRHMDRVLRGILAMRPTRSASGAGEKAASLKRKSSHGVRSNPAAELRLLARLVWRFGIASRHRGQFWRQFFLVARRNPSRWRRYLTLLVMGDDILSFTAVIRERAAPSLR
- a CDS encoding RNA recognition motif domain-containing protein, giving the protein MSKNIYVGNLPFRASEDNVRDLFAQYGAVSSVKLISDRETGKPRGFGFVEMDDDAEADAAIQALNGKDYEGRSLKVNEAKPRAPKPRRPAW
- a CDS encoding LytR/AlgR family response regulator transcription factor, producing MEKIAALLLHPDPQARATLRDYLAGVDFIRVVGETVTAFEAGELLRAIPYGIVFLGVDLPGGVSGLDLAKTLAGRKQKPGLVFLAADESHAFAAFELGASDYLLWPATKERFDRTVERLSRFKPAFQEISPPSAWQKADDASGGDDENGEETVRLPLEEDEEDRFISALKQAWDLSQFKRPRDIEKLAVTLDGRTILIPYTQIIFVEAYEDYSFVHTATQKFLTSYRLKLLEDRLKPHRFFRVHRKYLVNLDLVTEIASLPGGNFMLRTAGKTRIELPIGRRRIGELKQVLGL
- a CDS encoding TIGR00266 family protein; the encoded protein is MADVIDYRILGDDMQIVEITLDPGEGVRAETGAMLYLEGGIEMSTSSGGGLMSGLKRMVSGESFFITTFENTGRGQALAAFGAPYPGKIVPVDLADHGGTFLCQKDAYLCSAVGVDIAVAFTKRLGAGLFGGEGFILQKLSGDGLAFIHAGGTVIEKTLRAGETLRVDTGCLAGFEESVDYDIGFVGGFTNALFGGEGMFLASMTGPGRVYLQSLPFSRLADRIHSAKYAKREEKTGVAGIGGSLLGGILGGDK